The genomic window tCCAAGAGaagggggcgtgtgtttacttttaaaatctgagttttcaaaatttcctaccctacctttaagactttGGCATGGTCGCACAGGTTTATCCAGCAGTGCAGCATGTTTCCAAACAACTGCCTTATTatattaaagctgcattaaAGAGAAAGCTAAGTAGTGATTGGTGCTTGAGGCCCTCCACCCTGGCATCAACTCATCATTGTTCTGTGGCAGAAAATGTGGCATCCACCTCTCTTTGGTATGTGATTTGTTCTCATTCTTCTTGTCCTTCCCCTGCAGGGAGAGTACGGAGGAATGGAGCAAGGCGGGGAAGGAGGAGAGGTAAGAAAACAAGCCTGAGAGGGACACGATTTACTATATAATTTATGAGCAGTCAACACTAAACAACACTAAAAAGTTCTAAGAGGTAGATTATTATAAAATGATAGTAATATGTTTATGTAAGTCTGACTGTGGTATTCTAGCAAATACATTGCATATACTGCTTTGTTGCAGGCTGCACCTGATACATAGAATCAAATCAGGACATTGCAGCTATGACCCACTgtcacatcaaaataaaacccaCCCctattaataattaaaataacataTACATATTTATTCAAATTAAAGATTGCTTTCTTGTTTCTAAAAAAGACACagtgtaaaaatattttaacataaaaacatttggtTTAAACATGTCTGACACCACTGATATGTCTtctttgcttccttccttctaGGGCTACTAGCCGTCTTCAAGACCCTCCCATCTTCTCCTGCACCCCTGCCGTCCTTGCCTACCTGTACCAGATTCCAGATGTTCAACATATTTTTTTGAGACTTTATGGAACCAAAATCAACTAAAGACTTCTGGATGATGCACTCCGCCCCTAACCCCACCCCACACCCCACGCCCCCGGCCCCCTAACCTCAGCCCCCAGCCCCCTTCTCTAATTTTTTGCAGCCTGTAGCTTCTCTTACTACTGCCCATCTTACCCCCCTGCCTCAcctgtgtgttagtgttgtCCTGTTATGAACCCCGGTGCTGTTAACACCCCACGCCTACCAATCCATAGCAaaatcttacacacacacaccaacaaaagGAGACACACCATCATTTTGGCCCATGCAggaaacacatacagtacatacagctcACACTGGGCAAATAAGTTTTGTGTTGACTGTCAGGTTATGAGAGGTCGTGTGAGTTGCAGTCAGTGTGGCCCCATGTCTATGTTAGTTCTTATATGTGAGTGCATGTGTAGCTGCTGTTGTATAAAATAAATCTCCAGAAGCTTCTGCAGGGATCCGTGCATTGAGGACACATGAATCTGTCCAGTAGTTTAGTCCACTGCATGATCAGATGTGTAGAATGACTGTAGTAGCAGCTGTTGTGTGTAGCTTTGTATGGCTTAGTGTGTCAGTGATTAGAAGCACTGCTGTTACAGTGTTCATTTGTGTCAGCAGCCACTTCAAATTGTGTTTCAACTAGAAATGGATGAATTCAGTCAGGCTTCCTGACAAACACTGATTCTGATTATTGGATTGCTAAGTCAAATGAGCAGTGTTCCTTCAGAGTTACTGGCCTTCCTCACATATATGTGTAACTTTCACAAAAAAGGGACGGATGTGAAGTCACAGCGGCCTTTGACGACCAAATTCAAATCAGTTTGTCCTCAAGTCTGAATGAAGTTCTGTGCCaaatatgagaaaaaaatctCCCTCCTGACATTCCTGAGATGTCACACTCGTGATTACAATACATGTGAAAGAATTATACAGCTGCGGCAAAAgtggcaaacacacactgccagaCTGTAATCAGTACACCCATGAATGTCTGTGCCAGAAATAATGAAGTTTCTTAGTATCTGCTTCATGAGAATGGGATAGTTCTTAACCACAACCAAAGCTACTTAATGGGAAATTAACATAAAAAGTCTATTCTAGGTGAAAATACAATCCTTCCTGTGTAGATGCTTTTCAGTCTTTGTGAAACGTGCATGCCTCTGAGAGAAATAAGTTACATAGATTTAAAATCCAGCATCTATTCAGTCCTCTGTAAAAGACCAGAATGAAGGTTTCATAgatcagcactgtgtgtgtacttctctgtgtgtaacttttttCTGGgatgtgtaaatgtttatttcacacacaggctgctctgCAGCTCCCGCCCACCAGctgtctcagccaatcagatgatTCCTCTCTACTGTCACTCATTCCACTCTTCCTgcttcattgtgtgtctgtacgCATTGTACGTgtgtgcatatacacacacacgtatatttatatatgcatgtgtgtgtgtgtgtgtgttgacatggAAGAGTTTTAGCcagcagagtctgtgtgtgtgtgtgtgtgtgtgtgtgtgcgcgcgtgtgtgtgtgtatgtgtattttcaCTTTGAGTCCAATGGAAACTGATGACTGCATGTTGCCTTATTAAGCaatttcacattcacacacacacacacacacacactacacaacacatacattaacacacacacgccacacTGAATAACACACAATCCCAACACAATTACACAATCATGAATCATGCACCATGTTTAAGTCAAGCAGGCTGGCTGATTTTATAAACAGTACCAGTggaattaaaatgttttgttgaaaTCCAACAACAGTGTCAAGACTTTATTTGGGGAGGTAGACCCCTGAGCTGTGGGACTTTGCACCGTTTACCTGAAATAATTATCAACCTCATAACCCTCCAGTTACTGATTGTGGACTACAAATCTGCACAAAAACAGATAACATCTTTAATGTACATCATGTAATTTCCTCAATAGATTAAGTGAAGTTACTTTGAGGTCCTTTCCTTTCATTATAGTGTTACTGCTGGTAACTTCAACAGTTAACCAGATGCCCGTAATTCTGCCTTTTACAGTTACCTGCTGTCATAACAGGTTTTATatgagcagctgctggctggAGCAGAGAGATGCTGCTTAACCTCTCACCTTCGGCCACTATGAAAAACTACACATACAGTGCGGCTTGAAAGTTTGTTTTGAACCCTGAAGAATTTTCTATATGTCCAAAACATCAgacaattcttttttttcttcttttttttgatgCCAGCATTTTCCTCTGTGACGCTCACTAACCTGTGTGGTTGAGGCAGCATTGGTACTAAAACCTCTGACCATGTAGCTCCTCTGTATGACACAGAAACCCCTAAGCCAGGCAGTAAATAATACATACATAGCATGATGTACAAAAATAGCTTCCTGGATGGCTCGGGCTGCATAAGGCATTAGAAGCCTGGCAGATTGTACTTGTACATGTTTAACTAAATGTCCCTCATGGCATTTTGTGGGGAGTATGGGGTCTGTGGCACTTTGTTAAGGGCTgtcaggtccctgtatgacAGGAGCAGGATTTTGGTTCACATTGCCGGTCAGTCAGACCttttcccagtgcatgttggactctggcagggctgccctttgtcaccggttctgttcataatttttatggacagaatttctaggcgcagcgagggaccggagggggtctggttcgggaaccacaggatttcatctctgctttttgcagatgatgttgtcctgttggcttcatcgagccaggacctccagtgtgcactgggacggtttgcagccgagtgtgaagcggctgagatgagaatcagcacctccatgtctgaggccatggttctcgactggaaaaaggtggcttgtcctctctgggtgggaggagagatcctgccccaagtggaggagatTGTGTATCctggggtctcgttcacgagtgagggaaaaatggagcgggagattgacaggcgAAACGGTGTGGcctccgcagtaatgcggttgCTGTACGGGTCtgtcgtggtgaagaaggagctgagccaaaaggcgaagctctcgatttacccatcaatctacgttcctaccctcatcTATGGTCATGAGCTAGGTAGTGACCAAAAGAATGAGATCACGAATACAAGCGGCCAAAATGAGTTTCTTTCGTAGGGTGACTGGGCGCTTCCTTTAGAGTGAGGGTGAGAAGctcggtcacccgagaggagctcggagtagagccgctgcccctccacattgagaggagtcagctgaggtggctcgggcatctgttttagatgcctcctggacgcctccctggggatgtgttctgggcatgtcccactgggaaaagaccccggggaagacccaggacttGGTGGAGGAACTATGTCTcatcggctggcctgggaacgcctcaggattcccccagaagagctggaggaagtgtccagtgagagggaagtctgggtgtccttgcttagactgctgcccccgcgacccggccccggataagcggtagaagatagatggatggatggatgttaaactaaactaaacagaCTGCTCTTCCATTCACCTTTAAGACTTTGGCATGGTAGCACAGGTTTATCCAGCAGTGCAGCATGTTTCCAAACAACTGccttattaaattaaatctgTATTAAAGAGAAAGCTAAGCAGTGATTGGTGCTTGAGGCCCTCCACCCTGGCATCAACTTATCATTGTTCTGCGGCAGAAAATGTGGCATCCACCTCTCTTTGGTATGTGATTTGGTTTCATTCTTGTTCTTCCCCTGCAGGGAGAGTAGTACTACTGATACTGTCAACTGATCAGCCACACAGATTCAGCGAAGACagtagtattattattattattattattaataataattatttgaaAGGGGGATGCCCTTCAAACTCaaaattgtatgttttcagcAATTCAGATCAAAACACTAAgcatctgctttattttttaatttttcctattaaaaatatattaccAACCTTGTTACTGGTAAATAAGGATTTTATTAATCCTTGCTGTGACACTTGTTCATTGCTTTACTCTTTACAGACCTTTTTGCAGGATCCACTTCACAGAAAGAGACTTTCTGCTGTAAAAGAATTCCTCAAAGCCAAGCATCACAAGCCCAAGAGAAATACAATGGTAGGGCACAGGTCAGATCAGATTTATTGCAGACTAATTTGATTGTATAGTTCATAGCCTGATAGTTTATCTTACAAAAAGTATTCCTTTTATCCTTTATCACAGATGCATGCTAGAGATTTTGATTATCCTGAAGGATCGacaacagatgaaaaaaaagcctTCAAAGAACAAACCCTCAAGGGTAATCCAGATGTCCTCTattgtgacagaaaaaaaaatccgtCAATATGCAACCTGATTTTCTTTACCCGGTTTCAAGACAACTGGAGAGCTGTGATACATGATGAATATCCTTGGACCATTACCCATGTGCTGGAAGACAAAGTCCCTGATGAAAAGACAGAGCTCCCTGATGAAAAAGGTCCCccatatatatgcatatatccCAAGGGAAAGATTGTGATTCAAGGTAAATTTGAAAACCTTCAAGAATTTGACCAGAACTTTAATATACTGAGAGAACAAATGGAAATGAGAACATTACAGAGACACGTCGATGACATAAGACTTGaagattctgattctgaaacagGAGATTAGCCTGCAAACAACAGAGGAGAGTAATATTTGTGAAGGAATTTTCAATATTCCTTCCTTAGAATGTTTCTTTACATATTTTCTTATGAGTGACTAGTCTTACTAGTCAccagtcaagtcaagtcaagtcaagtcaagtcagctttattgtcaactctgctatatgtgctgaacatacagagaatcgaaattgcgttactcttcactccgcaacatataacatgtaactaaaaactaaagataaatataaagtgtaaaaaaatgtacctacaatgaggcacacacaaaatacaaggcacataatgaaggcacaatgcagtaagagtgcaaaagatgtatagtgcaagtcagtgcagttggcataatataaacaggaatggtttaacttataacagcttattgagactggtatgagagtgcaaaagatgcaatggtgcaagtcagtgcagttggcataatgtaacagtccaggaatagtttaagttatagcagcttatatgagactggtgtgacatgacagggtaaaaagtgactggtgcacagagttcctttggtaaagtggctggtacaaagagttcctatcttgggtggtggtaggggtgaggggatggtggtaggggtagggggtggggggtggtgtcagggaagggggagaaagtggggcacagcagggagagagttcagcttcctgacagcctggtggatgaagctgtccctcagtctgctggtcctggcccggaggctgcgcagtctctttcctgatggcagcagactgaagaagcggtgtgaagggtgggtggggtctcctgtgatgcggagggcctttcgggtgagacggctgtcgtagaggtcttggagggaggggagagggacgccggtgatcctctcagctgctctcactatgcgatgaagcgtcttcctgcaggtggcggtgcaggctccgtaccacacagtgatgcaactggacaggatgctctcaacagcccctctgtagaaggtgcacaggatggagggaggggctctggctcttttgagcttgcggaggaagtagaggcgctgctgtgccttcttggtcagggatgcagtgttgttagtccaggagaggtcctcagtgatgtgcacacccaggaacttggtgctgctcacctgctccacagcagcaccgtcgatggtcagaggggtgtgctgactctgtgctctcctgtagtccacaaccatctcctttgtcttctccacattcagggagaggctgtggtctctgcaccacccagccagaaggtgcacctcattcctgtagtatgtttcatctccaccagagatgagacccaccacagttgtgtcgtccgcaaacttcacaaagatgttggtgttgtgtgttggcgtgcagtcatgggtcagcagagtgaagaggagggggctcagcacacatccttggggagccccggtgttcattatgatggtgctggatgtgtttctgccgacccgcactgtctgaggtctcccggtgaggaagtccagcagccagttgcacagcaaggagttcagccccagctggtccagtttgttgatgagctgctgtgggatgatggtgttgaatgctgagctgaagtctatgaacagcattcgaacgtatgagtctttattttccaggtgggtgagagctgtgtggagtgctgtggaaacagcatcactggttgaccggttgggccgatatgcaaactggaaggggtccagagagggaggaagggccgtcttgatgtgtttcatgactaaccgttcaaagcacttcatgatgatgggtgtgagtgctactggacggtagtcattgaagcaggcgggggtggacttcttcggcacagggatgatcgtggtggctttgaagcaggtggggacaacagcctggctcagtgagatgttgaagatgtctgtaaacacctcagcgagctcctcagcacagtctctgagcacacggccaggtatgttgtcaggaccgggagctttgcgtgtgttgatctggctgagagatgtcttcacgctggcgcgggacagggaaaatacctggtcagtgtgATATGAGCCATTGTATATGTCTGTAATATTGAATATTACAATATAAGCACAAATGAAAATGTCACGTCACCTGTTGTGCTGTGGCTGATGGGAGAGCATAGAATAAAAATGGCTACCAAGAAAAGCTCCTTGTGTCTCCCTTGCTTCCCACACCCTTTGTCAGTTAACACTAAGTGAAGTAAGGTTAGTTAGAATAACCTCGTCTTTGGATGTTGTATATTGAAATGTAACAGTAGTTGTCTTATAATCACTGGTAAAAGTTTGGAACGgccatcagtgtgtgtaaaacaaaCCGTATATGAATGCCATACATTGTAAAACAATTTTTCAATGGAATGTATTAAATTAGAAAACAATTCAGAAGCATGGAAAACATGTTAATCAGAGAGTTTCCTGGCTCCTTTCAGACCTCGGTTCTACACCAAAACCTCTTCTGAGGGCACCATAATGCTGTAATCTAATGGAAAGGTGGTTTTACATGGCACATACCAACAGCTAACCAACCAATAACCAACAGCTTGGTCTCAGCTAACAGAGGTAATTTCAAGGGAAGTTTGAGGACCTGAAAGCTagagtggagagtgaggaagaaaCATTACGACAACTGGATAAAGAAATGGCAGACTGGGTTTAGGCAGCAATGAGGAATAGAGTTAAACTGATCACTGAAAAAGTCTTTTCTGCTTTTGGTGTTTCATttgtcatgatgtcacaggagTAGTGGTGCtgccatacatccatccatccatccatttttggaatctctttgtcctgtagtacaaggtcaagggggctggagcctagctatctcatattttattaatttattctaCTTGATCGAGTAAAATTAGCTCTGATACACTGAGTAGAGGTTAATTGGATTTGATCAGGAATgcaaaaaatgcagaaaattgATGGATTTTACTCATAGGGAGCTATTTGGTTTCAATCACTTTAACTTCCACCCTGTTTCTGCCCACTGCATTTTGCGCAGACATCCTCACTCTGCAAGAGCTGCAGTCATCCATCTTTCGACAGGTAAGACCATTGTATTGATGTAGAACTTTTTCGCTCAGGGGCCACATTGACTTTTAAAATTTTGCACACAtatcaaacataaacataaaaaggcATTACAGTGTTATTACTTACATGAACTTTTAGTGAGAACAGTGTTGCTGATCACCCATTTTTGCCAGTGCATCAAAGTCTGGTGTCAGTTTTGTTGTGGCAATTCTCAGAACAGATCTGAGGTGTTCATCACTCAACTGGGATCTGTGGGGTGCTTTGTTGGTGTTCATCACACTAAAagtctgttcacacacataTGTAGAGCCAAACAATACCAACATCCTCTGTGCTATCTTCTGGATGTTTGGAAATTTTGCTGCACATCAATGAAGCATAAAACTCATCCAGTTTAACAGAGTTGAACTTCTCCTTCATGACAATGTCACATTGGAGATCAATCAGTTCCAACTGCAACTCTTCTGGTGCTGTTTCAGGATCTTGTGTGAAGGGACATGACACCAGCTGAAGTGAAGTGTCAATTTTTTCAAAATCAGATAACCGACGGCAGAATTCTCCATGCAGGTCATCCAGTGATTTCCTGTATTTTTTCACATGTCGAGGGGCCTCTTTCAGGGTCGCCAGTGTGGAGAAAGGAGTGAATGACTtgtttgacatttgttttgAGAATAAGGCGAGCTTGGTTTTGAAGGCTCTGACGTTTGTTTACATATCATGCACAAACTGGTCTTTCCCTTGTAGCTTTACATTCAGCTCGTTCATGTACATCAGTATGTCTACAGCAAACGCTAAATCACAAAGTCAATCTGTGTCACTGAGCTCAGGAAAATCGTCAGCTTTCTCAAGTAGCTCCAAAAATGAGATAATCTCCTGTTTAAGCTCCCACACTCGTTGACACACTTTCCCCAAACTTAACCAGCGAACATTGGAGTAGTAAAGCAAGTCCTGGTGATCGGCGTCAGTTTCGAATAAAGTTTACCGGTTTTACAACTGGCTTCACTACGTGGTCAAGCTGCAAAACAGATTTACACAGTGCTTCCTGGTGTATTATGCAGTGTAAGAAAACTACTTCCTGCTCAGGGTTGTCCTCTTTCACCTGGTCCTGGATTCTTTTGAGCAATCCGACATTTTTTCCAGTCAGATTTGGCGATCCATCTGTGGTAACGTTGACGAGCGTACTCCAAGGTAGCTTGTGCCTTTATCTCAAAATGGTCATTAATCCCTCTGATAAAAATTAAAAGCTGAGCGGTGTCCTTTATGTCATTACTTTCGTCCAGTGCCAAAGAATATAATGTAAATGACTCCGCTTGTTTGTTTAGCTTGCTAGCTAAATCTTCATCAAATAGCTCAACACGGCGAGTCACTGTCCTGCGTGATAAGCTTATTTTTTCAAATTTGTTCTTGCTCTCAGGACACAAAATAGCTGCTGCCTCTATCATGCACTCTCTGAGGAACTCTCCTTCGGAGAAAGGCTTACTGGTCTTTGCCAATTTGAATGCCAGTAAATAACTTGCCTTCGTGCTTGATTCTTGGATGGCAGTTTGTCGGGTAAAGGTGTTTTGCTGAGCCTGCAAACTAGCTGTCAATCTCTGTGCGATAGCTTCCCTTTCTTGGGTTGACTGGTTGCTAGCATAATTAGCATGCTTGGTTTCGCAACGGTTTCTTGACAAATAAGACATACAGCCTTTGACCGGACTTCAGTGAAAAAGTATTTAGTTGTCCATTCCTTATTAAACACTCGACACTCACTGTcgacttttcttttctttggccCACTCATTGCTTCAGATGGGTTCAGAACAGTAGCAGAGTAATaacagagagcagcccaggcaCCTCAAAATCAAGTCAATGTATCGCTGCGCCTAATGCGCCACCTGGTGGAATGCCAGGTATTACAGGAAAAGGTCAAATGAATGTTGTCACAATTATGATATTTGATTTGAGCAATTCTGTTCCAATCTTTGGCGGGCCGCATGAAGAAGGCAAACGGGCCgtatgtggcccgcgggccgtagtttgcCCACCCCTGATTATTATTCACCGCGCTGTAAGTTTGAATGTAGCTGTATAGTAATGCATCAGTCAAACGCATGGGTAAGCCCTGTAGCTAGCATGGTGTGGCACGAGAGTGTTATTTTGCGACCAAGTAGCCTTTTTAAAGTAGCGTTAGCATGTTAGCGTAGCTATCACTACATCGTGTAACTATGTTACGTGTGTACAATGTTTGAGAGGGATTGGCGCAGGAGTGCAATCCAAATTAAGGAGCGTGATGCTTGTGCGGCAGCAAACAGCTTGTGTTATGCATAAGATGCTCCACTTTCCGGAAGTAGCATgccgctagccggattcgctagccacatttgcgttcacacctgagccacatttaagccaatccggctagatccacctctcatgggtggatctagccggattgaaatcaaactggatactgccggattcgaggtgttcacactcagaaaaaacacatctggataggcccgaatccttttataattatttatttattttatttataaattatttataattctgattaaaacaaacaaaacagtgaaactaaaattaggaaaaaaaatgggTTTGCAGGTGAAGATAATTTACGAAAGACAAGTGCAGTACATAGTGGTTACCGTGGTTACAGTTGACACTAAACACAGTGCCTCTCTCTTTAGGGTTCTGTTCGTTGTGTAGCAACGATAAACTAAAACTCACAACAAGTGTGTGGTGATTTCAGAGATGTTTAAGAACACATTTCAGAGTGgatttttgtccattttataCAGCATCGGCAGTAAACCACTGCAGATATGGGACAAAAAGGTAAAGGCTAACAGAATTAATGCTATTTACCAAAACTAGATAAGTTTCTTTACCTAATCGTGCTAATGTCAGCTAGCATTGTGCGTTTACGTGTTTATCGAAGaacaatttgtattttttttttttcacttcagttGTAATGTGTTTTGCGTCAGGTGCTCAAAATGTTTACTACACGTTGTGCGTGATAGCGCTTTTGCCCGTTAATAGTTGCAAAATAAGTGCATGAACATGAGCCAACTGGAAATTAATAGACGTGTGATGCTAATAAATGTGGAAATGTATACGTTACTCTGACAAAACCAGGTCTCAAAGATAAAATGTAGTCTTTTTAGTATTCGCCATTAACACAACTGCGTTTTCAAAAAAACGGATAAGACATATACACCAGTACAGGTAGTGTACCCTCTTCATTCTCAGTAGCCTAAATTTGTCCCAGGCATGTTAAACTCTGGGGGGTACAACATCCTCTGTACCGAAACTGCTGAATATGTAATGTGTAGAAAACTGAACAATGGTGGCAGCTCAGTTTTGCTCGTAAGAAATGCCTGGATTTCTTTATACAAAACAATACTCGTGTTCTCAGGTGAGAAATGGCCACATTAAGAGGGTTACGGATGCTGACATACACTCAGCAGTGTTGGAGGTTGTGGGAGCAAATGTCAGGTGAGTTTGCCTCATTCCTTATTCATTAATACTTTAAGGTTAGCTTATCCAGCCTTTCTAACCGTTGTCCAACCATCTACTCCCTACAGTACCACCTATATTACATGCCCTGCGGACCCCCAAAAAACACTGGGCATCAAACTTCCTTTTTTGGTAATGATCATTAAGAACCTGGAGAAGTATTTAACTTTTGAAGTTCAGGTATGAATATGTCTCACATCTTCTGTCACATAGTAAAACTTGGAATCATGCTTATCTGTATTCCTCTCTTCTCAACCATTAGGTGTTAGATGATAAAAATGTTCGCCGGCGTTTTCGGGCAAGTAACTATCAAAGCACTACACGAGTGAAGCCTTTTATCTGCACCATGCCCCTGAGGCTCGATGACGGCTGGAACCAGATTCAGTTCGACCTATCCGACTTTACCAGGAGAGCTTTTAGAACCAATTATACTGAGACACTGCGTGTACAGGTTAGTGATAGGACAATTCGATTATCTCTACAAAAAATGTTAAAGGTTGTATTTGTTTTCCCTTTTGCTTATATTTCACATATGTTCTTCTTAGATTCATGCCAACTGTTGTATAAGGAGGGTGTTTTTCTCAGACAGACTGTACTCTGTGGATGAGCTCCCAGCAGAATTTAAGCTCTACCAGCCTGTTCAGAACCAGAAGGCCAAGGTGAGAACAGTAGTAATAGTAGTGTTAGCATTTGTAGCAGTAGACAGAGAAATATTGCTCCTATGTTTGTCTAacagttgtgtgtttctttcagcAGTAGACCTTCTTCACCTGCGCTGTTGCCCCAGATGTGACGTGGAGTTCAGCTGTGAAACATTCTGTGTGTAGAAACACCTTTTGTGCTGACCTCtgcaaaataaagttttttatgGAGTCATACTGAAGTATCTGTCAGTACACATTTTACTGGCAAattctgttgttgttattgaaTTATATGTCCTCATGTCGCACTGGAAAGTTGAACACTGTTGACTTACCTTGTGGAAGAAGGAAGACAGGTGCACATCATGCTACCATGGCAACCCAGATACATCAATATTTAGGATCTGATGTAAACTGTAGCAGCACTGCTCCTTTTGAGAGGGTGGGGGGTGTGGCCaagaagagagaggctgaggagcagGACCTGAGTgcacctgtgtgagtgtgtggcagcagcaggagagactgggagcagaggacagagggagaaaagccagaaaacaaagtgcataagaAGAGGAGGTCAAAACCAACACCAACTGCCCAAAATCACCGCCACAGCATGGCTCAAAGACACAGGAGAGCAGGTGCAACAACCTAAGTGCTCTTCGACAATCAAAAAGGAAAGTAATAATGCAGTGGATGTGCAAGTGGAGTGGTGGTGGCTTTCTAGGACATGTGAGAAGACTTTGTGTTGCAGCCTGATCTCTCCTCACCTCTGTGATCTCCCTGACCCCCCCTTAGAACCTTAGTTTGGATTTCCTTTGACAGAGACTGCtgaaattttatttttatggaaCTGAATCTCTTGGTCCTGTTTGGACTCTCC from Parambassis ranga chromosome 19, fParRan2.1, whole genome shotgun sequence includes these protein-coding regions:
- the LOC114452301 gene encoding cilia- and flagella-associated protein 20-like, producing the protein MFKNTFQSGFLSILYSIGSKPLQIWDKKVRNGHIKRVTDADIHSAVLEVVGANVSTTYITCPADPQKTLGIKLPFLVMIIKNLEKYLTFEVQVLDDKNVRRRFRASNYQSTTRVKPFICTMPLRLDDGWNQIQFDLSDFTRRAFRTNYTETLRVQIHANCCIRRVFFSDRLYSVDELPAEFKLYQPVQNQKAKQ